CAGCCGCGGGCACATGGCTGGCGACCGCCTGCTGGTGCAGGTGGCGCAGCGGATCAGCGAGCGGGTGCGCGAGCCCGATCTGGCCGCCCGGCTGGGTGGTGACGAATTTGCCATCCTGCTGCCCAATACCGGCGATGCAGACGGTGTCGGCCGGCTGGCCGATGCGCTTATCGCCGACATCAGGCGCCCGTACAGCATCGATGGCCACCTGACCAATATCGGGGTGAGCATCGGCGTGGCGATGGCGCCGCTCAACGGCACGCAGCCGGACGAGATTCTGCGCAATGCCGACCTGGCCCTGTACCGCGCCAAGGCTGACGGGCGCAGCACCTATCGCTTTTTTGAAAGCCAGATGGACAGCGAGGCGCGCGAGCGGCGCCTGCTGGAAGTGGAACTGCGCGATGCCGTGGCCAAAGGCGAGCTGGCGCTGCACTATCAGCCGGTTGTGGCCACCGAGGATGAGCGCCCCGTCGGGTTCGAGGCGCTGATCCGCTGGAATCACCCCGGTCGCGGCCTGGTGCCGCCGGCCATTTTCATTCCGGTGGCAGAGCTGTCGAGCCTGATTGCCGATATCGGTGACTGGACGATCGAGCAGGCCTGCATGACGGCGGCCAGCTGGCCGGATCACCTGACCGTGGCCGTCAACCTCTCAGCCAAGCATTTCCGGCTCTCCGACATCGCGCTGGTGGTGCAGAAGGCGCTGGCCATGTCGGGCCTGGCGCCGCATCGGCTGGAACTCGAAATTACCGAGAACCTGCTGATGGAGAACCCCGACGAAGTGGTGCCCCGGCTGGCCGAACTGCGCCAGCTCGGCGTGATGATTGCCATGGACGATTTCGGCACCGGCTATTCCAGCCTGAGCTATCTGCTGAAATTCCCCTTCGACCGTATCAAGATCGATCGCTCCTTCGTGCACGCCTCGGGCGAGGATGCGGTGGCGCGCGAAACGCTCAAGGCCATCGCCGCGCTGGGGCGAACGCTAAAGCTCAAGATTACCGCCGAAGGCGTCGAGACGCGCGAGCAGGCGGACTTCCTGGCGGGCATCGCCTGCCATCAGCTGCAGGGCTATTATTTCGGGCGCCCCCTGGATCCACCCGCGCTGGCCCAGTACCTCATGACTCGCTTTGCGGGGCGGGCGGGCGCTCTGAAGGCCGAGGCCGAGCAGCAGCTGGCGGCAATCGCCAGCTAGACTAATCTTCCAGCAGATAGGCGCCGGCGCGGCCGGGCAGGATGGAAGTGCCGACAAGCTTGGCGATGCTGGCGCCGCGCCGGACATATTTGCCGCTGACCCGGGACAGTACGAAACCATCGGTGCCGGCCAATATGGGCCGGCGGGCCATGAAGGCCTGTGGCCCATCCATGGCGATGAGATCGGCAATGGGCTGGCCCTTGCTGACGCGTTCGCCCAACTCGACGTGATAGGCCAGCAGGCCCGGGGCATCGGTGCGCAGCACTTCGGTGGCTTCGAAAGGGGTTGGACCGGGCGCGGGCTGGGGCCTGGCGCCAGGATCGGAATGGATGAGGCCACGACCGGCGAAAAAGCCGAACAGGCCTGCCGCATCTTCCTGGCCGATGTGATCGAAGCTGTCGGCGCGGCCGCGATATTCCAGCGTGGCGGTTTCAGCGGCTGCCGGGATGGGGTGGTCCGGGTTGGCGAGCTGCGCCTTGCGGAATAGCGTGGGCAACACTTCGTCAAAGGAGCCGCCGCCGCTGTCTTGGGCCGTCAGCGTCGCTGCAACACCCATCCAGTCGGCCAGATCCTGCAGGCCGGGCATCAGTTCGGGCGAGGTGAAGATGTGCTTTAGGCTGTCATCGTCACAGTGCAGGTCTAGCACGATGTCGGCGGCAGCGGCCGATCTGAGCACCAGCAGGCGGAGCTGCTGGATGGCGGAGCCGGGCCGCTGGCTTTCGATCCAACCGATCACGGCGGCCCGGATGATGGCGATATTGGCTTGGGGATCGTTGCCGAGCCGGCCTGCGATGGCCGGGGCGATCAGCGGGTAGAGGTCGGGCCAGCGGCGGTTGTAGTTGACACCCGTTTCGAGGTCGTAGCGGCCGATGT
This sequence is a window from Devosia beringensis. Protein-coding genes within it:
- a CDS encoding succinylglutamate desuccinylase/aspartoacylase family protein, whose protein sequence is MAFELHQTMLAGDSPGASTTLYWYTAGPQTAPTRVHLQAALHADEQPGTMALHHLLPRLRDADTAGQLTARFTIFPSVNPLGLATTTLRHHIGRYDLETGVNYNRRWPDLYPLIAPAIAGRLGNDPQANIAIIRAAVIGWIESQRPGSAIQQLRLLVLRSAAAADIVLDLHCDDDSLKHIFTSPELMPGLQDLADWMGVAATLTAQDSGGGSFDEVLPTLFRKAQLANPDHPIPAAAETATLEYRGRADSFDHIGQEDAAGLFGFFAGRGLIHSDPGARPQPAPGPTPFEATEVLRTDAPGLLAYHVELGERVSKGQPIADLIAMDGPQAFMARRPILAGTDGFVLSRVSGKYVRRGASIAKLVGTSILPGRAGAYLLED